A window of Vigna unguiculata cultivar IT97K-499-35 chromosome 4, ASM411807v1, whole genome shotgun sequence contains these coding sequences:
- the LOC114180317 gene encoding pectate lyase 1-like produces the protein MNVIDRCWRKNPEWWRHQCQLATCSVGYAGKMINNIGNDLIYYKVTDSSDDPINPKPNTLRYGTSIIQGKVWITFQKDMQITLEKPLLISSFTTIDGRGVNVHIANNACLMIFKATNIIIHGIRVHHCQPQAPGIVMGPEGKVIPLGHVDGDAIRLVTASKIWIDHNTLSDCQDGLLDVTRGSTDVTISNNWFKNQDKVMLLGHDDGYVRDKNMKVTVVYNHFGPNCNQRMPRIRHGYAHVANNFYQGWLQYAIGGSMEPSLKSEANLFVAPMIGNKEVTWRKSSDKSGGTWNFHSIRDIFENGASFNITKEGDVKKTELY, from the exons ATGAATGTTATTGATCGATGTTGGAGAAAAAATCCTGAGTGGTGGAGACACCAATGTCAACTAGCCACGTGTTCTGTGGGTTATGCTGGCAAGATGATAAACAACATTGGTAATgacctcatttattataaagTTACTGACTCTAGTGATGATCCAATAAATCCCAAGCCCAACACGTTGAGGTATGGAACTTCTATTATTCAAGGTAAAGTGTGGATCACATTCCAAAAGGACATGCAAATTACTCTAGAGAAACCCCTTCTCATTAGTAGTTTCACCACCATCGATGGTCGAGGCGTTAACGTCCACATCGCTAATAATGCATGCTTAATGATCTTTAAG GCCACCAACATAATTATCCATGGCATTCGAGTTCACCATTGCCAACCTCAAGCCCCTGGGATTGTGATGGGGCCTGAAGGAAAGGTGATTCCTTTAGGTCATGTAGACGGAGATGCAATAAGACTGGTTACTGCTTCAAAAATTTGGATTGACCATAATACACTTTCTGATTGTCAAGATGGTTTGCTTGATGTAACTCGAGGTTCTACTGATGTGACTATCTCCAATAATTGGTTCAAAAACCAAGATAAGGTTATGCTTCTTGGACATGATGATGGATATGTGAGAGACAAGAATATGAAGGTTACAGTGGTGTACAATCATTTTGGACCTAATTGCAATCAACGTATGCCAAG AATTCGTCATGGATATGCACACGTAGCCAACAATTTTTATCAAGGATGGCTTCAATATGCCATTGGTGGAAGCATGGAACCAAGTCTTAAAAGTGAAGCTAACCTCTTTGTTGCACCAATGATAGGAAATAAGGAg GTGACATGGAGAAAGAGTAGTGATAAAAGTGGAGGTACATGGAACTTTCATTCGATAAGGGATATTTTTGAGAATGGAGCTTCCTTCAATATAACAAAAGAAGGAGATGTGAAAAAAACCGAATTATACTAA